In Gordonia iterans, the following proteins share a genomic window:
- a CDS encoding L,D-transpeptidase, with product MAFTRLRTLRRRERTVVRSGRGKAAVAVATLAVAAAALSACSSYSDQVHASGEFVDMVRPAIAVTDDGGKPLGKDAIGVQPGKPIVVKATEGALTGVNIPKANGTPVKGELSDDGSTWTSSEPLGYDKRYTLQAEAIGVGGKTTTSQSFTTQAPSNLTQAYILPGKGETVGIAQTAGVRFDEAIPNRKAAQDAIKITTTPKVDGAFYWISDREVRWRPEHFFKPGTKVTIDVDIYGVNLGKGLFGQENVSSNFTVGRAMELVADDNTKTVVIKRDGKVIRTMPTSFGKPGTTTPNGIYMIGDRVDHIVMDSSTYGVAVGSPDGYRTPVDWAVQMSYSGIYLHGAPWSVWAQGNTNTSHGCLNLSPENAQWLVRNTLRGDPVTVKNTQGETLSGTDGLGDWNIPWSVWKKGNA from the coding sequence ATGGCGTTCACTCGACTGCGTACTCTGCGGCGCCGGGAGCGGACCGTGGTCCGCAGTGGCCGAGGCAAGGCGGCCGTGGCAGTGGCCACCCTCGCCGTCGCGGCCGCCGCACTCAGCGCATGCAGCAGTTATAGCGACCAGGTGCACGCGTCGGGCGAGTTCGTGGACATGGTCCGTCCGGCCATCGCGGTGACCGACGACGGCGGCAAGCCGCTGGGCAAGGACGCCATCGGCGTGCAGCCGGGCAAGCCGATCGTCGTCAAGGCCACCGAGGGCGCGCTGACCGGTGTCAACATTCCCAAGGCGAACGGCACTCCGGTCAAGGGGGAACTGAGCGACGACGGTTCCACCTGGACCAGCAGCGAGCCGCTGGGGTACGACAAGCGATACACGCTGCAGGCCGAGGCCATCGGCGTGGGCGGCAAGACGACCACCTCGCAGTCGTTCACCACACAGGCGCCGAGCAACCTGACCCAGGCATACATCCTACCGGGCAAGGGCGAGACCGTCGGCATCGCCCAGACGGCCGGCGTCCGCTTCGACGAGGCGATCCCGAACCGCAAGGCGGCCCAGGACGCCATCAAGATCACGACCACGCCGAAGGTCGACGGCGCCTTCTACTGGATCAGTGATCGTGAGGTCCGCTGGCGGCCCGAGCACTTCTTCAAGCCGGGCACCAAGGTGACGATCGACGTCGACATCTACGGCGTCAACCTGGGCAAGGGACTGTTCGGCCAGGAGAACGTCTCGTCCAACTTCACCGTCGGTCGCGCGATGGAGCTCGTCGCCGACGACAACACCAAGACCGTGGTGATCAAGCGCGACGGCAAGGTGATCCGCACCATGCCGACCTCGTTCGGCAAGCCGGGCACCACCACGCCGAACGGCATCTACATGATCGGCGACCGCGTCGATCACATCGTCATGGACTCGTCGACGTACGGCGTCGCGGTCGGCTCTCCCGACGGATACCGCACCCCGGTCGACTGGGCGGTCCAGATGTCCTACAGCGGCATCTACCTGCACGGCGCTCCGTGGTCGGTGTGGGCGCAAGGCAACACCAACACCAGCCACGGCTGCCTCAACCTGAGTCCGGAGAACGCCCAGTGGCTGGTCCGCAACACGCTCCGCGGCGACCCGGTGACGGTGAAGAACACGCAGGGCGAGACCCTGTCCGGCACCGACGGACTCGGCGACTGGAACATTCCGTGGTCGGTGTGGAAGAAGGGCAACGCCTAA
- a CDS encoding GlsB/YeaQ/YmgE family stress response membrane protein: MTLSLSIVGWIVIGGLAGWIASKFMNTDAQQGILLNIVVGVVGGLLGGWVLTVFGVDAAGGGWIFSFLTCLAGACLLLFIVGLITGRRHA; the protein is encoded by the coding sequence ATGACGCTCTCATTGAGCATTGTCGGATGGATCGTGATCGGTGGACTCGCGGGCTGGATCGCGTCGAAGTTCATGAACACCGATGCGCAGCAGGGGATCCTTCTCAACATCGTCGTGGGTGTGGTCGGCGGTCTTCTCGGTGGATGGGTGCTGACAGTCTTCGGCGTCGACGCGGCCGGCGGAGGATGGATTTTCAGTTTCCTCACCTGTCTTGCCGGAGCGTGCCTGCTCCTCTTCATCGTGGGTTTGATCACTGGCCGCCGGCATGCGTGA
- a CDS encoding DUF3618 domain-containing protein, producing the protein MADDTEKIEQQIAQAREELAHTLDQLAERANPQHLAADAKTKALAFLNTPPVKFGLIGVGGLAVVLVVRKIVKR; encoded by the coding sequence GTGGCCGACGACACCGAGAAGATCGAGCAGCAGATCGCGCAGGCGCGCGAAGAGCTTGCGCACACCCTGGACCAACTGGCCGAGCGTGCCAATCCGCAGCACCTGGCGGCCGATGCCAAGACCAAGGCACTGGCGTTCCTGAACACTCCGCCGGTCAAGTTCGGCCTGATCGGCGTCGGCGGCCTCGCCGTGGTGTTGGTGGTCCGCAAGATCGTCAAGCGCTGA
- a CDS encoding CsbD family protein, with translation MGIGDKIGNQAEELKGRAKEAAGAAADDDDLKNEGKADQAAATVKKGVENLKDKAGEVVDKITGN, from the coding sequence ATGGGAATCGGTGACAAGATCGGCAACCAGGCGGAGGAGCTGAAGGGGCGCGCCAAGGAGGCGGCCGGTGCCGCTGCCGACGACGACGACCTCAAGAACGAGGGCAAGGCCGATCAGGCCGCCGCGACCGTCAAGAAGGGCGTCGAGAACCTGAAGGACAAAGCCGGCGAGGTCGTGGACAAGATCACCGGCAACTGA
- a CDS encoding acyl-CoA dehydrogenase family protein: MAKPSWETDELSALRDMARAFCDKEIVPNIEKFAAQHHVDRELWNKAGEVGLLCMSIPEEYGGGGGSFAHEAVLIEEQARTADTSWGVSLHNGIVAHYILAYGSEEQKQKWLPKMATGEVVGAIAMTEPGTGSDLQNVKTKAVKDGDDYVIDGSKTFITNGGQADLVVVVVKTDTAEGAKGISLVLVETDREGFSRGRILDKIGMKGQDTAELNFSGVRVPQSNLLGEQEGLGFFQLMQQLPQERLIIAVGAVAGMEVALEKTLEYTKDRTAFGRPIFGFQNTKFKLAEVATDAHVGRVFLDDCIEKHVRGELDIPTVAMAKCWTTDTAQKVADECLQLFGGYGYMNEYPIARMWADSRVQRIYGGTNEIMKEIIARAL, encoded by the coding sequence ATGGCCAAGCCGTCCTGGGAAACCGACGAACTCTCGGCGCTGCGCGACATGGCGCGCGCGTTCTGCGACAAGGAGATCGTCCCGAACATCGAGAAGTTCGCCGCGCAGCACCACGTCGACCGCGAGCTGTGGAACAAGGCGGGCGAAGTGGGTCTGCTGTGCATGTCGATTCCGGAGGAGTACGGCGGCGGTGGGGGCTCGTTCGCCCACGAGGCCGTGCTGATCGAAGAGCAGGCCCGCACCGCCGACACCTCGTGGGGCGTCAGCCTGCACAACGGCATCGTCGCGCACTACATCCTCGCCTACGGCTCGGAGGAGCAGAAGCAGAAGTGGCTGCCGAAGATGGCCACCGGCGAGGTCGTCGGCGCGATCGCGATGACCGAGCCGGGCACCGGCAGCGACCTGCAGAACGTCAAGACCAAGGCCGTCAAGGACGGCGACGACTACGTCATCGACGGCAGCAAGACCTTCATCACCAACGGCGGCCAGGCCGATCTGGTGGTCGTGGTGGTCAAGACCGACACCGCCGAGGGCGCCAAGGGCATCTCGCTGGTCCTGGTCGAGACCGACCGCGAGGGCTTCAGCCGCGGCCGGATCCTGGACAAGATCGGCATGAAGGGGCAGGACACGGCGGAGCTGAACTTCTCCGGCGTGCGCGTCCCGCAGTCGAACCTGCTCGGTGAGCAGGAGGGTCTGGGCTTCTTCCAGCTCATGCAGCAGCTGCCGCAGGAGCGCCTGATCATCGCGGTCGGCGCCGTCGCCGGCATGGAGGTCGCGCTGGAGAAGACCCTGGAGTACACCAAGGACCGCACCGCGTTCGGCCGCCCGATCTTCGGCTTCCAGAACACCAAGTTCAAGCTGGCCGAGGTCGCCACCGACGCGCACGTCGGCCGAGTCTTCCTCGACGACTGCATCGAGAAGCACGTGCGCGGGGAACTGGACATCCCGACCGTCGCGATGGCCAAGTGCTGGACCACCGACACCGCGCAGAAGGTCGCCGACGAGTGCCTGCAGCTGTTCGGCGGCTACGGGTACATGAACGAGTACCCGATCGCCCGCATGTGGGCCGACAGCCGCGTGCAGCGGATCTACGGCGGCACCAACGAGATCATGAAGGAGATCATCGCGCGCGCTCTGTGA
- a CDS encoding response regulator transcription factor: protein MNPIKVAIVDDYEVVVQGLAGMLREYEDHVEVVEMNANTSVSAQVDIALYDSFANPQGDRAEVKRLAGNPSVGKVVVYSWNLSDTLIDAALQNGASGYIAKGLPASALVSALTAIHRGERAVHLDQEAQRLVVGDWPGREEGLTPRESEVLALITQGMSNQEVAEYAGLSINSVKSYIRTCYRRIGVTTRSQAVVWGVQHGFLPDRRRISD, encoded by the coding sequence GTGAATCCGATCAAAGTGGCGATCGTCGACGACTACGAAGTGGTCGTGCAGGGCCTGGCCGGCATGCTTCGCGAATACGAGGACCACGTCGAGGTCGTCGAAATGAATGCCAACACCAGCGTCTCCGCACAGGTCGATATCGCGCTGTACGATTCTTTCGCCAATCCGCAGGGCGATCGCGCCGAAGTCAAGCGGCTCGCCGGTAATCCGTCCGTCGGCAAAGTGGTGGTCTACTCATGGAATCTGAGCGACACCCTGATCGATGCCGCCTTGCAGAACGGCGCCAGCGGATATATCGCGAAGGGCCTGCCCGCATCGGCCCTGGTCTCGGCGCTCACCGCGATTCACCGCGGCGAGCGGGCCGTCCATCTTGATCAGGAAGCGCAGCGCCTGGTGGTCGGCGACTGGCCCGGACGAGAGGAGGGCCTGACCCCGCGCGAGTCGGAGGTGCTGGCCCTCATCACCCAGGGAATGAGCAACCAGGAGGTGGCCGAGTACGCCGGACTGTCGATCAACTCGGTCAAGTCGTACATCCGGACCTGCTACCGGCGCATCGGCGTGACGACCCGATCACAGGCCGTCGTCTGGGGCGTGCAGCACGGCTTCCTCCCGGACCGGCGCCGGATCTCGGACTAG
- a CDS encoding glycerol-3-phosphate 1-O-acyltransferase — translation MSVIVLADARTECERQVIDDWAARSRPDARVQTVAQTDFEQLAPTTELVPARVVWLPPVRDGERRVSLADAVALSNPRRPPAWRQPAIRKRHPDRVRVAEGASATVAELRERYEAKQARGESFEGFVGMQAALAAERSELALVGDRYKVPRLVAEQIGSSAKFQEAVAELADRLGRPAASVAQEATDKMSSFVATQSRLMRDVFTSTFRGLYERAWTVSADLDTLGRLRTLNKSSSLIFLPSHRSYVDTLVLNSVLDEHDFPPNLVLGGNNLAFWPMGPIAQRAGTIFIRRQFGSDPVYKLAMRSYLSFIVEKRFNLEWYIEGGRSRTGKLRPPMFGLLAYVADAVENLDDADATIVPTSIVYDQLPEIAVMAQESAGGAKRPEDLKWLLRYARGQREYRGEARVRFGEPFSLRQALADAGDGRAKLEKVAFKVMDEINTATPISATGLAGFALLGAEDRAYTAGEIEQILAPLLTYIDDRGLPGPDPSLCRGLGLQRTLGELTDAGVLTVYDGGPETVWSIAPDNHGVAAYYRNGALHHFVGRSIVELAMLAVADGTVRPDGLSPDGAVPYEALLRVAQAEALRLRDLLKFEFFFPVKDEYLHRLGAELDLISTEWRHVTPTREWVYDALFANAGKLLARRTLQTFFDAQLVVARRLSALGHATVDKEALLLDCLGLGRQLALQGVILSKDSVSKDMYDAAYRLAENRGAIGDGPIEEQLRARAEWLAEVNEIRVRLSRIAAIEAEQAGSMNREENE, via the coding sequence ATGAGCGTGATCGTGCTGGCGGATGCGCGGACCGAGTGCGAACGGCAGGTGATCGACGACTGGGCGGCGCGGAGCCGTCCCGACGCCCGGGTCCAGACGGTCGCGCAGACCGACTTCGAGCAGCTGGCGCCGACCACCGAGCTGGTGCCGGCGCGCGTCGTGTGGCTGCCTCCGGTGCGCGACGGCGAGCGGCGGGTGTCGCTGGCCGACGCCGTGGCGCTCTCGAATCCGCGACGCCCTCCGGCGTGGCGCCAGCCGGCGATCCGCAAGCGGCATCCCGATCGGGTCCGGGTGGCCGAGGGGGCCTCTGCCACGGTGGCCGAACTGCGCGAGCGCTACGAAGCCAAACAGGCGCGGGGGGAGTCGTTCGAAGGCTTCGTCGGCATGCAGGCGGCGCTCGCGGCGGAACGCTCGGAGCTGGCGCTGGTCGGTGATCGGTACAAGGTGCCGCGCCTGGTGGCCGAGCAGATCGGGTCGTCGGCCAAGTTCCAGGAGGCGGTCGCCGAACTGGCGGACCGGCTCGGGCGCCCGGCGGCATCGGTCGCCCAGGAGGCGACCGACAAGATGAGTTCCTTCGTCGCCACCCAGAGCCGACTGATGCGCGACGTCTTCACGTCCACCTTCCGCGGGTTGTACGAGCGCGCCTGGACGGTCTCGGCCGATCTGGACACGCTCGGGCGGCTCCGGACGCTCAACAAGTCGTCGTCGTTGATCTTTCTGCCGTCGCACCGCTCGTATGTGGACACGCTGGTGCTCAACAGCGTGCTCGACGAGCACGACTTTCCGCCGAACCTGGTCCTCGGGGGCAACAATCTCGCGTTCTGGCCGATGGGCCCGATCGCCCAGCGGGCGGGCACCATCTTCATCCGGCGACAGTTCGGCTCCGACCCGGTGTACAAGCTGGCGATGCGGTCGTACCTCTCGTTCATCGTCGAGAAGCGCTTCAACCTGGAGTGGTACATCGAGGGCGGCCGCAGCCGGACCGGGAAGCTGCGCCCGCCGATGTTCGGTCTGCTCGCCTACGTCGCCGATGCGGTGGAGAACCTCGACGACGCCGACGCCACCATCGTGCCCACCTCCATCGTCTACGACCAGCTGCCGGAGATCGCCGTGATGGCGCAGGAGTCCGCGGGCGGTGCGAAACGTCCCGAGGACCTGAAGTGGTTGCTGCGCTACGCGCGGGGGCAGCGCGAGTATCGGGGCGAGGCGCGGGTCCGCTTCGGGGAGCCGTTCTCCCTGCGGCAGGCGCTGGCCGACGCCGGCGACGGCCGCGCCAAGCTGGAGAAGGTCGCCTTCAAGGTGATGGACGAGATCAACACGGCCACCCCGATCTCCGCGACCGGGCTGGCCGGCTTCGCCCTGCTCGGCGCGGAGGACCGGGCCTACACGGCGGGCGAGATCGAGCAGATCCTGGCGCCGCTGCTCACCTACATCGACGATCGGGGACTGCCCGGCCCGGACCCGTCGCTGTGCCGTGGCCTCGGGCTGCAGCGCACGCTGGGCGAACTGACCGACGCCGGCGTGCTGACGGTGTACGACGGGGGGCCCGAGACGGTCTGGTCGATCGCGCCGGACAACCACGGCGTCGCCGCGTACTACCGCAACGGCGCGTTGCACCACTTCGTCGGACGGTCCATCGTGGAGCTGGCGATGCTCGCGGTCGCCGACGGCACGGTGCGTCCGGACGGACTGAGTCCGGACGGGGCCGTTCCGTACGAAGCGCTGCTGCGCGTCGCGCAGGCCGAGGCGCTGCGGCTGCGTGACCTGCTCAAGTTCGAGTTCTTCTTCCCCGTCAAGGACGAGTACCTGCACCGACTCGGGGCCGAGCTCGACCTGATCTCCACCGAGTGGCGGCACGTGACCCCGACGCGCGAGTGGGTCTACGACGCGCTGTTCGCCAACGCGGGCAAACTCCTGGCCCGACGCACCCTGCAGACTTTCTTCGACGCGCAGCTCGTGGTGGCCCGGCGGCTGTCGGCGCTCGGCCACGCGACCGTCGACAAGGAAGCCCTGCTGCTGGACTGCCTGGGCCTGGGGCGGCAACTGGCCCTGCAGGGAGTGATTCTGAGTAAGGACTCGGTGTCCAAAGACATGTACGACGCGGCGTACCGTCTGGCGGAGAATCGCGGTGCGATCGGCGACGGGCCG
- a CDS encoding IclR family transcriptional regulator, whose product MVEKGGGVQSVERAFEILELIGRAGGECSLSHLAAESPLPPPTIHRLLRTLVGLGYVRQLPDRRYALGPRLIRLGEVADRQLGAVAIPVLEGLVEQLQETASLAVLDGDMVIYTAQVPSPHSMRTNNEVGRRSPLHTAAVGKAVLAELDDARIVHLVTQAGLTRLTDSSISSLSGVFAEVEKVREQGFAVDREEHEPGVCGLAVAVPGAPTPMAVGVSGPLARVDEAMQARAIRALRDAADAISLALIGARER is encoded by the coding sequence ATGGTGGAGAAGGGCGGCGGCGTCCAATCGGTGGAACGTGCCTTCGAGATCTTGGAGTTGATCGGCAGGGCCGGTGGCGAGTGCTCCCTCAGTCATCTCGCCGCCGAGTCTCCGTTGCCTCCGCCGACTATCCACCGCCTGCTGAGGACCCTGGTCGGTCTCGGCTATGTGCGGCAGCTCCCGGATCGGCGTTATGCGTTGGGCCCCCGGCTGATCCGGCTCGGCGAGGTGGCCGACCGACAGCTCGGTGCGGTGGCGATCCCGGTGTTGGAAGGGCTGGTCGAGCAACTGCAGGAGACGGCCAGCTTGGCCGTGCTGGACGGCGACATGGTGATCTACACCGCGCAGGTGCCGTCCCCGCACAGCATGCGCACCAACAACGAGGTGGGGCGCCGGAGCCCGCTGCATACGGCGGCGGTCGGCAAAGCGGTTCTCGCCGAGCTCGACGACGCGCGCATCGTCCATCTGGTCACCCAGGCAGGTCTCACCCGTCTCACCGACTCGAGCATCTCCTCGCTGTCCGGCGTCTTCGCCGAGGTCGAGAAGGTGCGGGAGCAGGGCTTCGCCGTGGATCGCGAGGAGCATGAGCCGGGGGTGTGCGGACTCGCCGTGGCGGTTCCCGGCGCTCCGACGCCGATGGCGGTGGGCGTCTCGGGTCCGCTCGCGAGAGTAGACGAGGCGATGCAGGCCCGCGCGATCCGGGCCCTGCGAGACGCCGCTGACGCGATCTCGCTCGCCCTCATCGGCGCCCGGGAGCGCTGA